From one Cupriavidus sp. P-10 genomic stretch:
- a CDS encoding ABC transporter substrate-binding protein gives MNRFTMRLTKRAFSMALAAAGLSLLPLALPAGNAIAQTKGGTLSGIVQPEPPILVSAMNSQAPTQYVAGKIYQGLLTYSADLKPQPELAKSWTISPDGLTYTFELQKGVKWHDGKPFTSADVVFSIDKMLRDVHVRTRAVINKYMASIRAVNDSTVEIKLKEPFPPFISMFETGTMPMMPKHIYDGTDYRNNPANQKPVGTGPFMFKEWKKGAYIKLAKNPNYWKAGKPYLDELVFYVIPDSASRAVAFEKGDVQVLRGGDVDNVDVKRLRALPNVEYTTKGWEMFSPMASMLLNERKPPFDNVKVRQAVMHVLNRKMIVNNIFFGMGKPAVSPFSSTTLFFDKNMPEYDFNLKKARELVKASGVDVGKYPVKILSTSYGANWDRLDEYVKQMLEQLGFKVSIESADAGTWSARVSNWEFDLTTTYTYQYGDPALGVERLYVTRNIVKGTPFANVQGYSNPKADELWAKAGSTMDTAERQKLYSELQKILVTDVANANLFEVEFPTLYRKHFKNLVTTAIGLNESFDNVSLEKN, from the coding sequence ATGAACCGATTCACGATGCGCCTGACCAAGAGAGCATTTTCGATGGCGCTTGCCGCCGCCGGCCTGTCGCTGCTGCCGCTGGCATTGCCGGCAGGTAACGCCATTGCCCAGACCAAGGGCGGCACGCTGTCCGGTATCGTCCAGCCCGAGCCGCCGATCCTGGTGAGCGCGATGAACTCGCAGGCGCCGACGCAGTACGTCGCCGGCAAGATCTACCAGGGCCTGCTGACCTACAGCGCCGACCTGAAGCCGCAGCCGGAGCTGGCCAAGTCGTGGACCATCTCGCCGGACGGCCTGACCTACACCTTCGAGTTGCAGAAGGGCGTGAAATGGCATGACGGCAAGCCGTTCACGTCCGCCGACGTAGTGTTCTCGATCGACAAGATGCTGCGCGACGTGCACGTGCGCACGCGCGCGGTCATCAACAAGTACATGGCGTCGATCCGCGCGGTCAACGACAGCACCGTCGAGATCAAGCTCAAGGAGCCGTTCCCGCCGTTTATCTCGATGTTCGAGACCGGCACCATGCCGATGATGCCCAAGCACATCTACGACGGCACCGACTACCGCAACAACCCGGCCAACCAGAAGCCGGTCGGCACCGGCCCCTTCATGTTCAAGGAGTGGAAGAAGGGCGCCTATATCAAGCTGGCGAAGAACCCCAACTACTGGAAGGCGGGCAAGCCCTACCTGGATGAGCTGGTGTTCTACGTGATCCCCGATTCCGCCTCGCGCGCCGTGGCCTTCGAGAAGGGCGACGTGCAGGTGCTGCGCGGCGGCGATGTCGACAACGTCGACGTCAAGCGCCTGCGCGCGCTGCCCAACGTGGAGTACACCACCAAGGGCTGGGAAATGTTCTCGCCGATGGCCAGCATGCTGCTCAACGAGCGCAAGCCGCCGTTCGACAACGTCAAGGTGCGCCAGGCCGTGATGCACGTGCTCAACCGCAAGATGATCGTCAACAACATCTTCTTCGGCATGGGCAAGCCGGCGGTCAGCCCGTTCTCGTCGACCACGCTGTTCTTCGACAAGAACATGCCCGAGTACGACTTCAACCTGAAGAAGGCGCGCGAGCTGGTCAAGGCGTCGGGCGTTGACGTGGGCAAGTATCCGGTCAAGATCCTGTCGACCTCGTACGGCGCCAACTGGGATCGCCTAGACGAGTACGTCAAGCAGATGCTCGAGCAGCTCGGCTTCAAGGTCAGCATCGAATCGGCCGACGCCGGCACCTGGTCGGCACGCGTCAGCAACTGGGAATTCGACCTGACCACGACCTACACCTACCAGTACGGCGACCCCGCGCTGGGCGTCGAGCGGCTCTACGTGACGCGCAATATCGTCAAAGGCACGCCGTTCGCCAACGTGCAGGGCTACAGCAATCCGAAGGCTGACGAGCTGTGGGCCAAGGCCGGCTCGACCATGGACACCGCGGAGCGCCAGAAGCTGTACAGCGAGCTGCAGAAGATCCTGGTGACCGACGTGGCCAACGCCAACCTGTTCGAGGTGGAGTTCCCCACGCTGTATCGCAAGCATTTCAAGAACCTCGTGACCACCGCCATCGGCCTGAACGAGTCCTTCGACAACGTCTCGCTCGAGAAGAACTGA
- a CDS encoding ABC transporter permease gives MNFLSFLGARLGKAVVVVLGVVVINFFLIRMAPGDPATVMAGEAGAGDAAFVNQLREQFGLDQPVMTQLGIYLKGVAQLDLGYSYRNHLPVLDLILDRLPATFLLMSGAFLFSIVLGVLLGVIAARTRYENRRRWIDSAVMSGALLLYATPLFWLSLMAIILFSVVLGWLPAFGMETIGAGYTGLARVKDVALHLILPTVSLGCFFMAVYVRLTRASMLEVMGMDYVKTARAKGVPAGRVIRVHMLRNALLPVITFAGIQLGQMAGGAVLTETVFSWPGIGRLMFDALLQRDYQLLLGIFFVTSALVVFFNLVTDVIYRFIDPRIAAGGKGATA, from the coding sequence GTGAACTTTCTATCCTTTCTTGGCGCCCGTCTCGGAAAGGCCGTCGTGGTCGTCCTTGGCGTGGTCGTCATCAACTTCTTCCTGATCCGGATGGCGCCGGGCGACCCGGCCACCGTGATGGCGGGCGAAGCCGGTGCCGGCGACGCCGCCTTCGTCAACCAGCTGCGCGAGCAGTTCGGGCTCGACCAGCCCGTGATGACCCAGCTTGGCATCTATCTCAAGGGCGTGGCGCAGCTTGACCTGGGCTACTCATACCGCAACCACCTGCCGGTGCTGGACCTGATCCTCGACCGGCTGCCCGCGACCTTCCTGCTGATGAGCGGGGCGTTTCTCTTTTCCATCGTGCTGGGCGTGCTGCTCGGCGTGATCGCGGCGCGCACCCGCTACGAGAACCGGCGCCGCTGGATCGACAGCGCGGTGATGTCGGGCGCGCTGCTGCTGTATGCGACGCCGCTGTTCTGGCTGTCGCTGATGGCCATCATCCTGTTCTCGGTGGTGCTGGGCTGGCTGCCGGCCTTCGGCATGGAGACCATCGGCGCCGGCTACACCGGCCTGGCCCGCGTCAAGGACGTGGCGCTGCACCTGATCCTGCCGACGGTGTCGCTGGGCTGCTTCTTCATGGCCGTGTACGTGCGCCTGACGCGCGCTTCCATGCTGGAGGTGATGGGCATGGACTACGTCAAGACCGCGCGCGCCAAGGGCGTTCCCGCTGGCCGCGTGATCCGCGTGCATATGCTGCGCAACGCGCTGCTGCCGGTGATCACCTTCGCTGGCATCCAGCTGGGCCAGATGGCCGGCGGCGCGGTGCTGACCGAAACCGTGTTCTCGTGGCCGGGCATCGGCCGGCTGATGTTCGATGCGCTGCTGCAGCGCGACTACCAGCTGCTGCTCGGCATCTTCTTCGTGACCTCGGCGCTGGTGGTGTTCTTCAACCTGGTGACCGACGTGATCTACCGCTTTATCGACCCCCGCATCGCCGCGGGTGGCAAGGGAGCCACCGCATGA
- a CDS encoding ABC transporter permease has protein sequence MKAFLQRYCRNYGAVIGLLVLLGVLALAVLAPIFYEESPWLMVAEPLVQPFTDPALPFGTDMLGRDITAGMLYGARVSLLVGVISTAVALAVGIAVGAVAGYCGGRVDDALMRITEFFQTIPQLAMAVVIVAIFNPSIYSIVAAISVVSWPPVARLVRGEFLSLKQREFVQAAVVIGQKPVRIIATQILPNAMSPIIVSASFMVATAILTESALAFLGLGDRNMMSWGFMIGAARTMIREAWWMSVWPGVAILLTVLSINLIGEGLNDAMNPQLRRRGE, from the coding sequence ATGAAAGCCTTCCTGCAACGTTATTGCCGCAACTATGGCGCGGTGATCGGCCTGCTGGTGCTGTTGGGCGTGCTGGCACTTGCCGTGCTTGCGCCGATCTTCTACGAAGAGTCGCCGTGGCTGATGGTGGCCGAGCCGCTGGTGCAGCCGTTCACCGACCCGGCGCTTCCTTTTGGCACCGACATGCTCGGGCGCGACATCACCGCCGGCATGCTCTACGGCGCGCGGGTCTCGCTGCTGGTCGGCGTGATCTCCACCGCGGTGGCGCTCGCCGTCGGCATCGCCGTGGGCGCGGTCGCGGGCTATTGCGGCGGCCGTGTCGACGATGCGCTGATGCGCATCACCGAGTTCTTCCAGACCATTCCGCAGCTGGCCATGGCAGTTGTGATCGTGGCGATCTTCAACCCGTCGATCTATTCCATCGTCGCCGCCATCTCGGTGGTGTCGTGGCCACCGGTGGCGCGCCTGGTGCGCGGCGAGTTCCTGTCGCTCAAGCAGCGCGAATTCGTGCAGGCCGCGGTGGTGATCGGGCAGAAGCCGGTGCGCATCATCGCCACGCAGATCCTGCCCAATGCCATGTCGCCGATCATCGTGTCGGCCTCGTTCATGGTCGCCACCGCGATCCTGACCGAATCGGCGCTGGCCTTCCTGGGGCTGGGCGACCGCAACATGATGAGCTGGGGCTTCATGATCGGCGCGGCGCGCACCATGATCCGCGAAGCGTGGTGGATGAGTGTATGGCCCGGCGTGGCGATCCTGCTGACGGTGCTGTCGATCAACCTGATCGGCGAGGGCCTGAACGACGCCATGAACCCGCAGCTGCGCCGCCGCGGCGAGTGA
- a CDS encoding ABC transporter ATP-binding protein, which produces MKTSDQAPLLSIRDLSIALPAGGDRPYAVRDISYDLHAGEILCIVGESGSGKSMSANAIMGLLPTYLKPEQGQILFKGRDLLTQDEATLLGMRGKDMAMVFQEPLSALNPVMTVGDQIAEVMRVHNACSGEARARRVLELLEFVGLPDPATLMHAYPFRLSGGQRQRVVIAMALALEPALLIADEPTTALDVTTQAQILDLIRRIQAEKGMGVMFVTHDFGVVAEIADRVAVMEKGVLVEMGSADQVLNRPQHAYTKRLIGAVPHGRAGERGRNESETVLEVRDLRKTYVTGGGLFTKKRVVHAVDGVSFTVRRGETLGIVGESGSGKSTIGKCLLRLTDIDGGALMFDGQDIARLSERQFRPLRRDVQMIFQDPFASLNPRHTVGRIITDGPVANGVPLAAAQARARELLQLVGLEASAFDRYPNQFSGGQRQRIGIARALALEPKLLVADESVSALDVSVQAQVLELLADLQKRLNIGLIFITHDLRVAAQICHHVLVMHKGRVVESGPPGQIFDAPQHAYTQRLIGAIPGKEWDPTLIRAAA; this is translated from the coding sequence ATGAAGACCAGCGACCAAGCGCCCCTGCTGTCGATCCGCGACCTCTCGATCGCGCTGCCCGCGGGCGGCGACCGCCCCTACGCGGTGCGCGATATCTCCTATGACCTGCATGCCGGCGAGATCCTCTGCATCGTCGGCGAATCGGGTTCTGGCAAGTCGATGAGCGCCAACGCCATCATGGGCCTGCTGCCAACCTACCTGAAGCCGGAGCAGGGCCAGATCCTGTTCAAGGGCCGCGACCTGCTGACGCAGGACGAAGCCACGCTGCTCGGCATGCGCGGCAAGGACATGGCCATGGTGTTCCAGGAGCCGCTGTCCGCGCTGAACCCGGTGATGACCGTGGGCGACCAGATCGCCGAGGTCATGCGCGTGCACAACGCCTGTTCGGGCGAGGCGCGTGCGCGCCGGGTGCTCGAATTGCTGGAGTTCGTCGGCCTGCCCGATCCGGCGACGCTGATGCATGCCTATCCGTTCCGCCTGTCGGGTGGCCAGCGCCAGCGCGTGGTGATCGCCATGGCGCTGGCGCTCGAACCGGCGCTGCTGATCGCCGACGAGCCGACTACCGCGCTCGATGTCACCACGCAGGCGCAGATCCTCGACCTGATCCGCCGTATCCAGGCCGAGAAGGGCATGGGCGTGATGTTCGTCACCCATGACTTCGGTGTGGTGGCCGAGATCGCCGATCGCGTGGCGGTAATGGAGAAGGGCGTTCTGGTGGAGATGGGCAGCGCCGACCAGGTGTTGAACCGCCCGCAGCATGCCTATACCAAGCGTCTGATCGGCGCGGTGCCGCACGGCCGTGCCGGCGAGCGCGGGCGCAACGAGAGCGAGACCGTGCTGGAGGTGCGCGACCTGCGCAAGACCTATGTGACCGGCGGCGGGCTCTTCACCAAGAAGCGCGTGGTGCATGCGGTGGATGGCGTCAGCTTCACGGTGCGCCGCGGCGAGACGCTGGGCATCGTCGGCGAGTCGGGCTCGGGCAAGTCGACCATCGGCAAATGCCTGCTGCGCCTGACGGATATCGATGGCGGCGCGCTGATGTTCGATGGCCAGGACATCGCCCGGCTGTCCGAGCGCCAGTTCCGCCCGCTGCGCCGCGACGTGCAGATGATCTTCCAGGATCCGTTTGCCTCGCTCAATCCCCGCCACACGGTGGGTCGCATCATCACCGATGGCCCGGTCGCCAATGGCGTGCCGCTGGCGGCCGCACAGGCGCGCGCCCGTGAACTGCTGCAGCTGGTGGGGCTGGAGGCGTCCGCGTTCGACCGCTATCCCAACCAGTTCTCCGGCGGCCAGCGCCAGCGCATCGGCATCGCGCGGGCACTGGCGCTCGAACCCAAGCTGCTGGTGGCCGACGAGTCGGTCTCGGCGCTCGATGTCTCGGTGCAGGCGCAGGTGCTGGAGCTGCTGGCCGACCTGCAGAAGCGCCTGAATATCGGCCTGATCTTCATTACCCATGACCTGCGCGTCGCCGCGCAGATCTGCCACCACGTGCTCGTGATGCACAAGGGCCGCGTGGTCGAGTCCGGCCCGCCGGGGCAGATCTTCGACGCGCCGCAGCACGCCTATACCCAGCGCCTGATCGGCGCGATTCCCGGCAAGGAATGGGACCCCACTCTGATCCGCGCCGCCGCCTGA
- the gabT gene encoding 4-aminobutyrate--2-oxoglutarate transaminase has translation MKNAELVRRKDAATPRGVGVMCNFYAERALNSEIWDVEGKRYIDFAAGIAVLNTGHRHPRLVEAVEKQLGRFTHTAYQIVPYASYIELAEKINRRAPGRSAKKTAFFTTGAEAVENAIKIARAATGRPGVIAFSGGFHGRTMMGMALTGKVAPYKIGFGPFPGEVYHAPYPCALHGVSTDDSLKALQHLFKADIDPKRVAAIIFEPVQGEGGFNVAPTDFVRALRAVCDEHGILLIADEVQTGFGRTGKLFAMEHYDVAPDLTTMAKSLAGGMPLSAVCGRAEVMDAPAPGGLGGTYAGNPLAVASALAVLDVLESEKLIERGAELGQRLMARLENLRPRVPQIAEVRGVGAMVAVEFRQADGSPDPDFTRTVQNRALEKGLLLLSCGVYGNVIRFLFPLTIQDEVMNEGLDILAEALTR, from the coding sequence ATGAAGAACGCCGAACTGGTTCGCCGCAAGGACGCCGCCACCCCGCGCGGCGTGGGCGTGATGTGCAATTTCTACGCCGAGCGCGCGCTGAATTCGGAGATCTGGGATGTCGAGGGCAAGCGCTATATCGACTTCGCCGCAGGCATCGCCGTGCTCAACACGGGCCACCGCCATCCGCGCCTGGTCGAGGCCGTCGAGAAGCAGCTGGGGCGCTTCACCCACACCGCTTACCAGATCGTGCCATACGCCAGCTATATCGAACTGGCCGAGAAGATCAACCGCCGTGCGCCGGGCCGCTCCGCCAAGAAGACCGCATTCTTCACCACCGGCGCCGAGGCGGTGGAAAACGCCATCAAGATCGCGCGCGCCGCCACCGGCCGGCCGGGCGTGATTGCATTCTCCGGCGGCTTCCACGGCCGCACCATGATGGGCATGGCGCTGACCGGCAAGGTCGCGCCGTACAAGATCGGCTTCGGGCCGTTCCCGGGCGAGGTCTACCACGCGCCGTATCCGTGCGCGCTGCACGGGGTCAGCACCGACGATTCGCTCAAGGCGCTGCAGCACCTGTTCAAGGCGGACATCGATCCCAAGCGCGTGGCGGCCATCATCTTCGAGCCCGTGCAGGGCGAGGGCGGCTTCAACGTCGCGCCGACCGATTTCGTGCGCGCGCTGCGTGCGGTCTGCGATGAGCACGGCATCCTGCTGATCGCCGATGAAGTCCAGACCGGCTTCGGCCGCACCGGCAAGCTGTTCGCGATGGAGCACTACGACGTGGCGCCGGACCTGACCACCATGGCCAAGAGCCTGGCCGGCGGCATGCCGCTGTCGGCCGTGTGCGGCCGCGCCGAGGTGATGGACGCTCCCGCGCCCGGCGGACTGGGCGGCACGTATGCCGGCAACCCCCTGGCGGTGGCGTCGGCGCTGGCGGTGCTGGACGTGCTCGAAAGCGAAAAGCTGATCGAACGCGGCGCCGAACTGGGCCAGCGTTTGATGGCGCGCCTGGAAAACCTGCGCCCGCGTGTGCCGCAGATCGCCGAAGTGCGCGGCGTCGGCGCCATGGTGGCAGTGGAATTCCGCCAGGCCGACGGCAGCCCCGATCCCGACTTTACGCGCACGGTGCAGAACCGCGCGCTGGAAAAGGGCCTGCTGCTGCTGTCGTGCGGCGTGTACGGCAATGTGATCCGCTTCCTGTTCCCGCTGACGATCCAGGACGAAGTGATGAACGAAGGCCTGGACATCCTGGCCGAGGCACTGACGCGCTGA